Proteins from a genomic interval of Lolium perenne isolate Kyuss_39 chromosome 1, Kyuss_2.0, whole genome shotgun sequence:
- the LOC139834986 gene encoding uncharacterized protein, with amino-acid sequence MGNRCEIYSYHKSLKYIFTQKEINMRQRRCIELIKDYDLEIRYHPGKANVVADALSRQPCQLNSIIATEQPSLHQEFEKLRLELVSKGFLASIELQPTLMSQIKEAQRGNTSIEGIKKQIAAGKAPGFIEDEEGVLWYNGRLCVPADSELKQVIMKEAHDTLESRQNTNDPQIASAITDPEWKWDSILMDFITDYPSQAKEMTQSG; translated from the exons AGCCTGAAgtacatcttcacccagaaggagataAACATGAGACAAAGACGATGTATTGAGTTGATCAAAGACTATGACCTTGAGATtcgctaccaccccggcaaggccaacgtggtagcTGATGCTTTGAGTAGACAGCCATGTCAACTGAACTCAATAATCGCAACGGAACAGCCTAGTCTCCATCAAGAATTTGAGAAGCTTAGactggagttagttagcaaaGGATTCCTAGCTAGCATTGAACTCCAGCCTACCTTGAtgagtcaaatcaaggaagcccagagggGAAATACCAGCATTGAAGGAATCAAGAAGCAGATAGCTGCTGGAAAAGCCCCGGGATTCATTGAGGATGAAGAGGGAGTTCTCTGGTACAACGGACGTCTCTGTGTGCCAGCAGATTCTGAGTTAAAACAAGTTATtatgaaagaagcccatgacactct cgagtcaaggcagaacaccaacgacccgcAGATTGCTTCAGCCATtacagatcccgagtggaaatgggattccatTTTAATGGATTTTATCACAGACTACCCAAGTCAAGCAAAGGAAATGACTCAATCTGGGTAG